The Bacteroidota bacterium genomic sequence ATGCATAGTTTTGCATGCCGGCCGGACCACAAATGGTGGTAACACTGTTTCCGCAAAACTCATCTGTTTGCAATACTTTGTTGGCCGGAGCACATTCTGCATCTATATAGCAATAAGCCCAATCCACATTATAGACGCACCAGTCGTTAATTACTTCAATAGTTACAGTTTGGTTAACAAAAGGAGTTAAATCAATATTTATATTTTGCCATGGAACATAACTTACGGTAAACATTTGTCCCATGGTATTTGGAGCTTGTATTGTTGATGTTGAAAAATTAGGAACACCAACGGGCCCTGTTTGTGTAGAATAAAAGCAATCGTAATTAATACAAGAAATAACAGTTCCGGAAGCATCTTTAAATCTTATTTTTAAGCGTGCCGCCTCCGATTGCGAGTGAGGATAATTTAAAATACACAAGGCAAATTTTAAAATGAACACAGGTGTTGCTGGGTTTACGATAAATGTTTGCGTTGCCATCGAATTTTGCACAACATTAATATCACCCAACTTCAAAGAAAAATTTCCACCAGGACAAACAACGGGAAATCCGCAATAGGGGTCTGTTCCATTGCCTGATGTAATATTGCTGGGACCTGTAACTGTCCAACCATTTGTATTGCCATATTCAAAGTCCATGTTGGTACAAGAAGCCAATGGCGCTACATTACCGTTGTTTTTGTAGCTAGCCTGTTCTTGTTTGTTTTTATTGGCTGCGTTAATTTTTTGAATGTAACCCGGGATTAAAGAATCTGGTATTCCATGTTCTTTAAGATGTTTGGCACATCCATCGTTGTCAAAATTTGTTGTTGTACTTAATAGTATACTAGAAGTAAACAACAGCAATAAGGCTGGTGTGGTTGCTTTCATAAGAACTTATGGGTTAAGTTTGATATTTAATATACCAAACAAAATGTGTTAAGTCAAAACACAAAATCGATAATCGTTGGTTTCAAAAAGTAGTTTTTTCTACCACTTATAATTTATTTTATTGAAAAACAGCGTGTTGCGAATAAAGTATTGTTGTAAATGATGGTTTTTACCAAATTGTCTATTTGATAAATTAAACCAAATGACTTAACTTAAGTCAAACAACAAAACAGATAGAATATGAAAAATACAGTAATGCAAGTTGCGGCAGCAATTATGTTTTTATTTTGTGCCAATGTAAGTATTGCACAGTCGGATGCAGCATCAGGAAATGCAGCTCAAAACAGAGCTGTTGCCTCAGGACAAATGAAACGCCCTCCAATAACCAAACCGAAAACAAAAGCCTTTTTAAGACGAACAGCTGTTGTTATACAAGCAGCAAAAGCTCAAGTGCAAAAAAATAAAAATTTCACAGGCGATTTATCAAAGGCAATTTCTCATCAGCGTTACGCAAAGCAACTATATGCAAAAGGTATGTTGGTGCGTGCTGTACAACACTCTAAAATTGCAAGAATTTATACCAAAAAAGCAATAGCGGCTAATAAAGGAAATGAAACAGAAGAGTCTAGATTTACAGCCGAGGAAAACGAATTATTAGTTAACGCCCCCAAAGACGAGGAACTAACAGCTGATTTAACTAAACAAGGTTTAGCGCCTTCGAAAGATGAAGATGTGGTGTCTAAAGATGATTTGGATATTGATTTAAGTGATAAAGAATAAGAGATAAAATACGTTAATGTGAGGGGGCTTTTTTCGAGCCCCCTTTTTTATTAAACGTTTTTCAAGAACTACCTTAATAAGCTAACACAACCCATAACAGTTTTACTTTTATTTGTGAGTGCGTTGTTAAAATCTATTTTATATATGTAAGTATCAATCTGACATAATCTGTTGTTGTAATACCCGTTCCAACCATCAGTGGTGTTGGTTGTTTCAAATACTTTATTTCCCCACCTATCAAAAATTCTGAATATATAGTTATTTACAACGCCAGAAATTTTCGGTGCAAATACTTCATTTTGCCCATTGTTATTAGGGGTAAAGGCGTTGGGTACGTATAATACATAGTCTGAATCAACTTCTATTGTTACATCTGATGTGTCCGAGCAGATGGAGTCGGTCATTACAATTTGGCGAGCTCTATAAATACCGGCTTCTGTATAACTGTGTTTTTCTGATAGAAAATCACACACATTGATAGATGTCCCATCCCCAAAATCTAAAAGACAATTTGTTCCATTTGAGCTTAGATCTGTAAATGTTATATCTGGCTCTACCATGTTTGTAAATAATGGTGTGGCGGTAACACTTGCTGTTGGCATTTTAAAAACAGTTATTAAACTGTCCAATTTAAAATCAAATACTTTGTTGCACCCAAAATTATTTGTGGCTAATATTTGTAAGCTAGCATTGTAAATCCCCGGAACATATGTATGTGCTACGGATGAAAGTTGAGAAGAGTCTCCATCTCCGAAATTCCAATGGTAGTTTAGTATGTTGCCGGAAGCATTTGTGGTGTCAACAAAATTGACGGTAAAAGGAGCGCACCCTTTTAATTTTTTCATTTTGAAATCCGCTGTTGCCATTGGATTTATTGTAACTGTTTTTGTCAGCACCTTTGTACAACCATTTTCCGATAAGGTAACTTTTACAATTTTGTTACCAGTTGAAGAATAGCTCACGCCACCAGGAGAATCAGCGGTAGAGCTTGCCGGTGTGGCAGATGTTCCAAAATTCCAACTATAATCTGTTGTGGGTGCACCTTGCACAGGACCCGCAATTGAAAACCCAAAGCTATTTCCTGTTAAGCATTGTGGGGCGGGAGCGGTAAGTGTTGGGGAGAATAAAGGATATACTTTGAATGTTTTTTTTGTAGTTACCGAGCAAGAATCAAATTGGTCTCCGGTTAATGTAACGGTGTATGTACCTGGGTTGTTGTATGTATAGGATGGGTTTACGAAGTGAGATGTGTCGTTAGTTAAATTTACATCTCCAAAATCCCAGTGGTATTTAGTAATATTTGTACTCGTGCTAAAAAAATTAATTGTTAATCCCGAGCAAAATGTTTGTTGAGCCTGAATGCTAATAACTTTAGTAGGAGCACAGCTTACAACATTGAACTGAAAATCACGTTTGTTGATGCACAGTAAATTACCATTACGGTATTCTTTTACGCAAACAGCAATAACATATTGCCCAGTATTATTTGGGGTACCAGCAATTAATCCTGTTTGGGGGTTAATTGAAAATGCAGATGATGCACCAAATGGTTTGATAGCAGAATATCCGCCTACATAGCTAACACTACTATAGGGTGGATTAAATGGGGGCTGTGGCATAGGGGTATAAGAATTGGCACCATCAAACGGATTGCAGAGTTCATATGCCAGCGAATCTCCATCTGGATCGGTTGCTTCATGATCAAAAGAAAAAGGTTTTCCGGCACATAAATATATAGGCGGAAAGCTATTGTAATATGCACTACTATTTATTCCTAATGATGTATCTGGTATTGTAATTTGATATGTTGCACCAGTGCTGCCAGGACTAGAAAGATTAGAAATGGTGTTATTGCGACAACATCTTTGATACACAATGTTGTAACCGCCTGCAATTGGAGGAAGGTTAATTGTTGCTGTATAAATAGCCTCTTCTACGCAAACATTAGATGTTGACTTTACGCAAGGGTAGTTTAATACCGAAGGCACATTTATTGAATTGAATTGGTATGGTATAAGTATAGAATCAACCAGTGTGTTCGATGAATTAAATATTCCTATTGCAGCTAGTGTATCGTAGGGGGCTTGCCCATTTATACAATCCCTATACAACTTAAGTGTAATCAAGTAATTATTATTTCCTTGGGAGGTGTAATAAATCTCACCACCAACAATGTGTGTGGCTTTACTTTCAAACATAAGTAATAGAAAGAATACAAATGCAAGTATTGTTTTTAATGCTTTCATGGGTTTTGGGTGGTTAAGTTGTAGCAAATGTATGCTGGTGATACCTTTGGTGTCAAATCAAATTTTATCGCAGATTGGAGATTGAATCTCCAACAAAAAATATAACAAGCTGATTGTGAGGAATAGATTGTTGAACTTGTGTAGGGCAGATTGGAGATTGATGGGTTTGAAATTGTTTTGAAAATATTTTCATTCTTACTTGCTAGAAAGAAACAAATTGGATTTCCTGTTAATATGCACTTTGCAGTTTTGGTTAGTCTGTTTTGTGTAGTGCCCACCCCTATTGAATGGATGGCTATTTTACTATGTTTTGATAAATAAAATAAAGTATGTTTTACATCAGTAA encodes the following:
- a CDS encoding PKD domain-containing protein translates to MKALKTILAFVFFLLLMFESKATHIVGGEIYYTSQGNNNYLITLKLYRDCINGQAPYDTLAAIGIFNSSNTLVDSILIPYQFNSINVPSVLNYPCVKSTSNVCVEEAIYTATINLPPIAGGYNIVYQRCCRNNTISNLSSPGSTGATYQITIPDTSLGINSSAYYNSFPPIYLCAGKPFSFDHEATDPDGDSLAYELCNPFDGANSYTPMPQPPFNPPYSSVSYVGGYSAIKPFGASSAFSINPQTGLIAGTPNNTGQYVIAVCVKEYRNGNLLCINKRDFQFNVVSCAPTKVISIQAQQTFCSGLTINFFSTSTNITKYHWDFGDVNLTNDTSHFVNPSYTYNNPGTYTVTLTGDQFDSCSVTTKKTFKVYPLFSPTLTAPAPQCLTGNSFGFSIAGPVQGAPTTDYSWNFGTSATPASSTADSPGGVSYSSTGNKIVKVTLSENGCTKVLTKTVTINPMATADFKMKKLKGCAPFTVNFVDTTNASGNILNYHWNFGDGDSSQLSSVAHTYVPGIYNASLQILATNNFGCNKVFDFKLDSLITVFKMPTASVTATPLFTNMVEPDITFTDLSSNGTNCLLDFGDGTSINVCDFLSEKHSYTEAGIYRARQIVMTDSICSDTSDVTIEVDSDYVLYVPNAFTPNNNGQNEVFAPKISGVVNNYIFRIFDRWGNKVFETTNTTDGWNGYYNNRLCQIDTYIYKIDFNNALTNKSKTVMGCVSLLR